Proteins encoded together in one Sander lucioperca isolate FBNREF2018 chromosome 17, SLUC_FBN_1.2, whole genome shotgun sequence window:
- the LOC116045111 gene encoding HLA class II histocompatibility antigen, DR alpha chain-like produces MYAVNGEEAWYADFKNKIGVLVLPSFVDPVKIPEGLYEESVSILQYCKSDLKLARRAFKNLALEQDAPSSLMIYTKEDVELREKNTLICYVTGFYPAPVNFYWTKNGENVTQGTSTNVPYPNKDGSFNQFSRLEFIPQLGDIYSCTVKHLALDQPLTRIWDVELNVSVFSEPGPAVFCGLGLTVGLLGVAAGTFFLIKGNKCS; encoded by the exons ATGTATGCAGTCAATGGTGAAGAGGCTTGGTACGCAGACTTTAAGAACAAGATAGGAGTCCTGGTTCTGCCCAGTTTTGTAGATCCTGTGAAAATCCCAGAAGGACTTTATGAAGAATCTGTGTCTATTCTACAGTACTGCAAATCTGACCTGAAACTTGCACGTAGAGCTTTCAAGAACCTCGCACTGGAGCAGg ATGCTCCTTCCAGTCTGATGATCTACACCAAAGAAGACGTGGAGCTCAGAGAGAAGAACACCCTCATCTGTTATGTGACTGGTTTCTATCCTGCTCCTGTCAACTTCTACTGGACAAAGAACGGAGAGAACGTCACCCAAGGAACCAGCACCAACGTTCCCTACCCCAACAAAGACGGTTCCTTCAACCAGTTCTCCAGACTGGAGTTCATCCCACAGCTGGGAGACATCTACAGCTGTACAGTCAAACATCTGGCCCTGGACCAACCACTGACCAGAATCTGGG atgtggagcttaatgtttctgtattttctgagcctggacctgcagttttctgtggACTGGGTCTGACTGTGGGTCTGCTCGGTGTGGCTGCTGGAACCTTCTTCCTCATCAAAGGAAACAAGTGCAGCTGA
- the LOC116045110 gene encoding H-2 class II histocompatibility antigen, E-S beta chain-like isoform X2: MASSFLRVSLLFISLYTADGFMEYFLSRCDYNSSDLKDIEYIQSLYYNKVEFARFSSSLGKFVGYNEFGVKKAEDLNNNPSYLAWLRNAKLYCKFYIDLAYDHFLSKSVRPHVVLSSTAPSGGKHSAMLVCSVYDFYPKQIRVKWTRDGQEVTSDVTSTDELADGDWYYQIHSHLEYTPRSGEKISCMVEHASLREPLITNWDPSMPESERNKIAIGASGLILGLVLSLAGFIYYKRKARGRILVPSS, translated from the exons atgGCTTCATCCTTTCTCAGAGTCTCCCTGCTCTTCATCAGCCTCTACACAGCAG atGGATTTATGGAATATTTTCTGTCCCGTTGTGACTATAACTCGTCTGATCTTAAGGACATTGAGTACATCCAGTCATTATATTACAACAAGGTGGAGTTTGCCAggttcagcagcagtttgggGAAGTTTGTTGGATACAATGAGTTTGGTGTGAAGAAGGCAGAGGACTTGAACAACAACCCTTCATATCTGGCTTGGCTGAGAAATGCAAAGTTGTACTGCAAATTCTACATTGATTTAGCCTACGACCATTTCCTCTCTAAATCAG TCAGGCCACACGTCGTACTGAGCTCTACGGCGCCCTCTGGTGGTAAACATTCAGCCATGTTGGTCTGCAGCGTCTACGACTTCTACCCCAAACAGATCAGAGTGAAGTGGACCAGAGACGGACAGGAAGTCACCTCTGATGTCACTTCCACTGATGAGCTGGCAGACGGTGATTGGTACTACCAGATCCACTCTCACCTGGAGTACACGCCCAG GTCTGGAGAGAAGATCTCCTGTATGGTGGAACACGCCAGCCTGAGAGAACCTCTGATTACTAACTGGG ACCCGTCCATGCCTGAGTCTGAGAGGAACAAGATTGCCATCGGAGCCTCAGGACTGATCCTGGGTCTGGTCTTATCTCTGGCTGGATTCATCTACTACAAGAGGAAGGCCCGAG GACGGATTCTGGTTCCCAGTAGCTGA
- the LOC116045110 gene encoding H-2 class II histocompatibility antigen, E-S beta chain-like isoform X1 has product MASSFLRVSLLFISLYTADGFMEYFLSRCDYNSSDLKDIEYIQSLYYNKVEFARFSSSLGKFVGYNEFGVKKAEDLNNNPSYLAWLRNAKLYCKFYIDLAYDHFLSKSGEPHVVLSSTAPSGGKHSAMLVCSVYDFYPKQIRVKWTRDGQEVTSDVTSTDELADGDWYYQIHSHLEYTPRSGEKISCMVEHASLREPLITNWDPSMPESERNKIAIGASGLILGLVLSLAGFIYYKRKARGRILVPSS; this is encoded by the exons atgGCTTCATCCTTTCTCAGAGTCTCCCTGCTCTTCATCAGCCTCTACACAGCAG atGGATTTATGGAATATTTTCTGTCCCGTTGTGACTATAACTCGTCTGATCTTAAGGACATTGAGTACATCCAGTCATTATATTACAACAAGGTGGAGTTTGCCAggttcagcagcagtttgggGAAGTTTGTTGGATACAATGAGTTTGGTGTGAAGAAGGCAGAGGACTTGAACAACAACCCTTCATATCTGGCTTGGCTGAGAAATGCAAAGTTGTACTGCAAATTCTACATTGATTTAGCCTACGACCATTTCCTCTCTAAATCAGGTGA GCCACACGTCGTACTGAGCTCTACGGCGCCCTCTGGTGGTAAACATTCAGCCATGTTGGTCTGCAGCGTCTACGACTTCTACCCCAAACAGATCAGAGTGAAGTGGACCAGAGACGGACAGGAAGTCACCTCTGATGTCACTTCCACTGATGAGCTGGCAGACGGTGATTGGTACTACCAGATCCACTCTCACCTGGAGTACACGCCCAG GTCTGGAGAGAAGATCTCCTGTATGGTGGAACACGCCAGCCTGAGAGAACCTCTGATTACTAACTGGG ACCCGTCCATGCCTGAGTCTGAGAGGAACAAGATTGCCATCGGAGCCTCAGGACTGATCCTGGGTCTGGTCTTATCTCTGGCTGGATTCATCTACTACAAGAGGAAGGCCCGAG GACGGATTCTGGTTCCCAGTAGCTGA